A single region of the Lotus japonicus ecotype B-129 chromosome 4, LjGifu_v1.2 genome encodes:
- the LOC130711857 gene encoding cytochrome P450 CYP82D47-like, producing the protein MDFDINLLSQYSTIPFTIYGTLLFLFVLFWLLSRRSHARCTKAPLPPEAGGAWPLIGHLHLLGGSQPPHVTLGNMVDKYGPIFTLRLGVHRALVVSNSELAKECFTINDKAFASRPKHVAFDVLAYNFSMFGLSPYGPYWRYIRKIATMEVLSNHRIEMLKHVMESEVKAAMKDSYDFWVATEKSGNKKAVTEMKKWFGDITLNVLFKTVIGKRFVGKGCGGDEEENEKIRKALRDFFDLSGSFAVSDAVPFLRWFDLDGQEKKMKKTAKELDDFIQVSLEEHKRNRNGNNGKHDFMDVLLSTVDDEGFDGRDADTMIKATCLALILAGTDTTSGTLTWTLSLLLNNPEVLKKAKHELDTQIDREKMALESDLTKLEYLEAIIKETLRLYPPSPLNLPHESMEDCTIGGYHVPAGTRLLTNISKLQQDSSLYSNPLEFIPERFLMSHKDIDVKGKHFELIPFGSGRRMCPGISFGLQLMKMTLATLLQGFEIVTLDGGPTNMDEQSGLTNIKASPLKVTLKPCLSAQVYG; encoded by the exons ATGGATTTCGACATTAATCTCCTGTCACAGTACTCAACCATTCCATTTACAATCTATGGCACGTTGCTGtttctctttgttctttttTGGTTACTGAGTAGGAGAAGCCACGCTAGATGCACAAAGGCACCACTGCCACCGGAAGCTGGCGGCGCGTGGCCTTTGATCGGTCACCTCCACCTATTAGGTGGGTCCCAACCACCTCACGTCACCTTGGGTAACATGGTCGATAAATATGGACCCATCTTCACCTTGCGTTTAGGTGTTCATCGAGCTTTGGTGGTGAGCAACTCAGAATTGGCCAAAGAGTGTTTCACCATAAACGACAAAGCGTTTGCTTCTCGTCCCAAACATGTAGCCTTTGATGTTTTGGCCTACAACTTCTCCATGtttggtttaagcccctacGGCCCCTACTGGCGCTACATACGCAAGATAGCCACCATGGAGGTCCTCTCCAACCACCGCATAGAGATGCTAAAGCATGTGATGGAATCGGAGGTGAAAGCTGCGATGAAGGATAGTTATGATTTTTGGGTAGCTACAGAGAAAAGTGGTAATAAAAAAGCAGTTACTGAGATGAAGAAGTGGTTTGGAGATATAACACTGAATGTTTTGTTCAAAACGGTGATAGGAAAACGTTTTGTTGGAAAGGGTTGTGGTGGTGATGAGGAAGAGAATGAGAAGATTAGGAAAGCACTTCGAGACTTCTTTGATCTCAGTGGGTCATTTGCTGTGTCTGATGCGGTACCATTTTTAAGATGGTTTGATTTGGATGGACaagagaagaaaatgaaaaagacaGCAAAAGAGTTAGATGACTTCATTCAAGTTTCCCTTGAGGAACACAAACGCAACAGGAATGGAAATAATGGTAAACATGACTTCATGGACGTGCTTCTTTCCACCGTTGATGATGAAGGTTTTGACGGTCGTGATGCTGATACTATGATCAAAGCCACATGTTTA GCACTAATTTTAGCTGGGACTGACACAACTAGTGGGACATTGACTTGGACTCTATCTCTACTTCTCAACAACCCTGAAGTCCTAAAGAAGGCCAAACATGAACTAGACACACaaattgatagagaaaagatgGCACTTGAATCAGACTTGACAAAACTGGAGTATCTTGAAGCTATCATCAAGGAAACTTTGCGCTTGTACCCTCCTTCACCACTCAACCTGCCTCATGAGTCAATGGAAGATTGTACCATTGGTGGGTACCATGTGCCTGCTGGCACACGTCTCTTGACTAATATATCAAAACTTCAACAAGATTCCTCACTATATTCCAATCCCCTGGAATTTATCCCCGAGAGATTCTTGATGAGTCATAAGGACATTGATGTTAAAGGAAAGCACTTTGAATTAATTCCATTTGGTTCAGGCAGAAGAATGTGTCCTGGAATCTCATTCGGGCTTCAACTAATGAAAATGACCCTTGCTACTCTATTGCAAGGTTTTGAGATTGTTACTCTTGATGGAGGACCAACTAATATGGATGAACAAAGCGGGTTAACCAACATCAAAGCCTCTCCGCTCAAAGTCACTCTTAAGCCATGTTTATCTGCCCAAGTTTATggttaa
- the LOC130716104 gene encoding uncharacterized protein LOC130716104 gives MVSENEEMPSGWPFGLGFLNMRLRIAESLAAAPAEPYSVHIPSNSFSSFSTSNLDTESTASFFQDKSVSLGYLIGIRQGERRRLHLGNSLRFEEMEMKTLAKGSCSEASKLEEMCMCMSCGICIPKLLNALQKINKSKKGTRN, from the exons atggtTTCAGAG AATGAAGAGATGCCTAGTGGATGGCCATTTGGTCTTGGCTTTTTGAATATGAGACTAAGAATTGCAGAATCACTCGCAGCTGCTCCGGCAGAGCCCTACTCAGTGCACATCCCATCCAACAGTTTTTCCTCATTCTCAACCTCCAACCTTGATACTGAG TCCACAGCATCTTTCTTTCAAGACAAGAGTGTATCCCTGGGGTATCTGATTGGAATTAGACAAGGTGAAAGAAGACGCTTGCACTTGGGAAATTCATTGAGatttgaagaaatggagatgAAAACATTAGCAAAGGGTTCCTGTTCTGAAGCATCTAAATTAGAAGAAATGTGTATGTGTATGTCTTGTGGCATTTGCATACCCAAATTGCTTAATGCCCTACAAAAGATTAACAAAAGTAAAAAAGGTACAAGGAACTAG